The stretch of DNA ACGCAGTAAAAGAACTGATCCAGGCCAACATCTTCCCTGGCGACATGCTGTACAAGAATTTCGGCGTCACACGCCATGGCCGCGTGGTGTTTTACGACTACGACGAGATCGAATATTTAACCGACTGCAACGTGCGTGCCGTGCCGCAAGCGCGTTACGAGGAAGACGAAATGTCGGACGAGCCCTGGTATAGCGTGGGGCCGCACGATATCTTTCCGCAAACTTATGGCACGTTCCTGCTGGGGGACCCGCGGGTACGCGAAGCCTTCATGAAGCACCACCCCGATTTCTTCGAGCCCGCGCTGTGGCAACGGCACAAAGATCATCTTTTGCAAGGCGAACTGCCAGATTTTTTCCCTTACGAACCCAGCATCCGTTTTTGTCTTCGTTATCCGGAGTGTTTCGGCTCAGCCGCGAACGTGGCCACGGCAACCAGTACGATGTCCGGCAAGGCTAAAAATACGTCCTGAACCTGAATCCGTTATCCAAGCTGTTGCGTTTCGTCTGTTGTTACGCGTTACGCGCCTCCTGCACTGACTCGGACCGGTCTATCGGTCCACCTGCCGAACCGTCCTCTCGCTCATGAACTCAAATCCATCTTCTCTGCCCAACCCGCTTGCACACCTGTTCGATAACAACGATGCCTGGGTCACGCGCAAGCTGGCGCAAGATCCTGAATATTTCTCCCGGCTAGCGGATCAGCAGACACCCGAATATTTATGGATCGGCTGCTCCGATTCACGTGTCCCGGCCAACCAGATCATCGGCTTGCCACCAGGAGAAGTCTTCGTCCACAGAAACATTGCCAACGTCGTCGTGCACAGTGACCTGAACTGCCTGTCTGTGATCCAGTTCGCGGTTGATCTGCTGAAGGTCAAACACATCATGGTCGTCGGCCATTACGGCTGCTCCGGTGTGGGCGCAGCCCTGCATGGACGGCGCGTCGGCCTCGCGGACAACTGGCTGCATCACGTGCAGGATGTGTGCGCCAAGCATGCCGCGCTGCTCGAGGAATGGCCGCTGGGCGAAGCACGGCACCGGCGTCTGGTCGAACTCAACACGATTGAACAAGTCGTCAACGTCTGCCGCACCACCATCGTCAACGATGCCTGGGCGCGTGGCCAGGAACTGACGGTGCATGGCTGGGCATATGGCGTGCATGATGGCCGTGTACGCAACCTGGGCATGACAATCAGGGAGATCAACACGCTCAATGCCACTTATGAGCATTGTGTGAACGCAGTCTCGGCAGGCCGGGCGCATGCCACCGATAACGATGTCGTCGCAGCCGATGCGGCGCAGTTAGGCGATGTGCCCGCCGTAGTAGCAGGTGTCATCAAGGAGCTTAAACATGAGTGAAATCCTGGCTGATCCCGTTATTATCGCGGGCGTCGCACGCACGCCAATGGCAGCCTTTCAAGGTCAATTCGCTACGCTCAGTGCCTCGCAACTGGGCGCGGTGGCCATTGCCTCAGCCCTTGAACGCTCGGGTGTGCAACCCGACCAGGTGGACGAAGTGGTCATGGGCTGCGTGCTGGGCGCGGGCCAGGGGCAAGCCCCTGCCCGCCAGGCCACGCTCGCGGCAAAGCTGCCGCTCAACGTGGGCGCGACCACCGTCAACAAGATGTGCGGTTCCGGCATGCGCGCCGTGATGTTCGCGCACGACATGCTGCTCGCGGGCTCGGCCAGAATCGTTATCGCTGGTGGCATGGAAAGCATGACCAACGCGCCGTATCTGCTACCGAAGGTACGCGGCGGCATGCGCATGGGCCACGGCCAGATGCTCGACCACATGTTC from Paraburkholderia hayleyella encodes:
- the can gene encoding carbonate dehydratase, with amino-acid sequence MNSNPSSLPNPLAHLFDNNDAWVTRKLAQDPEYFSRLADQQTPEYLWIGCSDSRVPANQIIGLPPGEVFVHRNIANVVVHSDLNCLSVIQFAVDLLKVKHIMVVGHYGCSGVGAALHGRRVGLADNWLHHVQDVCAKHAALLEEWPLGEARHRRLVELNTIEQVVNVCRTTIVNDAWARGQELTVHGWAYGVHDGRVRNLGMTIREINTLNATYEHCVNAVSAGRAHATDNDVVAADAAQLGDVPAVVAGVIKELKHE